The following are encoded together in the Citrus sinensis cultivar Valencia sweet orange chromosome 1, DVS_A1.0, whole genome shotgun sequence genome:
- the LOC107176668 gene encoding L10-interacting MYB domain-containing protein-like, which produces MSSSSTSKATWNPQTLDVFCDLCIKEVDIGHRSGTHLTSHGYENLIKEFTKETGLDYNRTQMKNKWDSLRTDWKLWKNLIGKETDLGWNHMLRTVDASEEWWEKKIKENMQFNRFQKNGIDLELEKKLNLMFMNTVATGEHVWVPSFGFPLESNDASESLRVESTVDSYEYIVSNDSKGIKGKRVDIKGNKVGGAAKLSR; this is translated from the coding sequence ATGTCTAGTAGCTCAACTAGTAAGGCTACCTGGAACCCCCAGACTTTAGATGTATTTTGTGACTTATGCATTAAAGAGGTGGATATTGGACATCGTTCTGGGACTCATTTAACTTCCCATGgatatgaaaatttgattaaggAGTTCACTAAAGAAACTGGATTAGATTACAACAGaactcaaatgaaaaataaatgggattCTCTTAGAACTGATTGGAAATTGTGGAAGAATTTGATTGGCAAGGAAACTGATTTAGGGTGGAATCATATGTTGAGGACAGTTGATGCAAGTGAGGAATggtgggaaaagaaaataaaggaaaatatgcaatTCAATAGATTTCAGAAAAATGGTATTGATCTAGAGttggagaaaaaattaaatttaatgttcaTGAACACTGTGGCTACGGGTGAGCATGTTTGGGTTCCCTCATTTGGTTTTCCTTTAGAGAGTAATGATGCATCTGAATCTCTTCGTGTTGAGAGTACTGTTGACTCTTATGAGTATATTGTGTCTAATGATAGTAAGGGAATCAAAGGTAAAAGAGTGGATATAAAAGGGAACAAAGTAGGAGGTGCTGCAAAACTGTCAAGGTAG